A stretch of DNA from Gimesia chilikensis:
TTTAGGTCCTTCAGTGTTTTGAGAATCTCTCCTACGCTCCAGTCGAGCTCAGCAATCACATCGCCATACAGACCGTTTCCACTTTTCTTGTAGAACGCTTCCGAGGCAGCCAGCGGCTTATGAGGCATCGCATGCGGTAGATACAGGAAGAAGGGTTTCTGTTGATTTTCCTTGATGAACTCAATGGCTCGTTCGGTATAACGCTGCGTTAGATTCGCCTGTATGACCGGGTACTCGATGACCTGCTCCCCCTTGATCAGATTCACGGGACGCATGTCGTTGGAATACAGAATCCCCAGGTAATCATCGAAACCGTGTCGCGTAGGGTAGAACCGGGGATTGTGGCCCAGGTGCCATTTCCCGACACACAAAGTCGAGTAGCCCTGCTCTTTCAGCAACTCACTGATGAGAACTTCGCTGTCCGCGATCCCCACCCCCGTATTGAACTGCTTCCCATCCGGAGCCGGGTTAAACCAGACGCCGTGCCGCCAGGGATAACGCCCCGTCAACAGCGTCGCGCGGGAAGGAGCACAATAAGGGACCGGAACGTTGAACTGCGTCAACCGCGCCCCTTCCGCAGCCATCTGGTTCAGATGTGGCGTTTTGAACCTGGGATGCCCGTAGCATTCCAGATCCCCATAGCCCAGATCGTCGGCGAAAATAATGACAAAGTTGGGGCTGGCCTGCTTCGCCTCTTTTGCCTGCAGAGATTCGATCGATCCAATACAGAAAGCAACGAGACAACAAAAGATCCTGAGAGCGCTGTTCACAGTACGGTCCTGTCTGTCCGGGGATTGATTTTCTATTTAAACCTCCGCTGATTTGATTCCTCAGCGAAAGCGGACTTTCCAGCATATCAAAGAGCGTAACCCAAAGCAAATTTTAGCGTTAAGGCAGCCGGTCCTGTGGTTTTGCAGAAAGTCCTCCGGCTGGTTCCGGCCGAGATTCGCCTTGAGCCATCCTCGTGAATCAAGTATTTTTCCCTATTCATTTTACCACCGTCCGGTTGGATTGTTTCAAACTGCAAGGATGCACGATGAAAGCCCCCCATCTCCTGATGTCGCTGGCCCTGGCCGGCTTGATGCTGACAGGCTGTGACAGCGCCAAAGATTCCATGCCTGAACCAGATGCAGATAAACCCCCGCGCGTGACGCAGGAGGAACCACCTGTGCCTGAAGAAGCAGCGCCAGGCTCTACCTCAGGCTCGGAACGAGAGGAAAAAGAAAAACACGAGACCATCCGCGTCTTCTATGGCACC
This window harbors:
- a CDS encoding sulfatase-like hydrolase/transferase encodes the protein MNSALRIFCCLVAFCIGSIESLQAKEAKQASPNFVIIFADDLGYGDLECYGHPRFKTPHLNQMAAEGARLTQFNVPVPYCAPSRATLLTGRYPWRHGVWFNPAPDGKQFNTGVGIADSEVLISELLKEQGYSTLCVGKWHLGHNPRFYPTRHGFDDYLGILYSNDMRPVNLIKGEQVIEYPVIQANLTQRYTERAIEFIKENQQKPFFLYLPHAMPHKPLAASEAFYKKSGNGLYGDVIAELDWSVGEILKTLKDLKLDENTLVIFASDNGPWFGGNTAGLSGMKSTSWEGGLRVPMIARWPGKIPPRQVIDTVCGSIDVFPTILKQAGIKVPADRVIDGKDLFPVLTEQAPTPHEALFSMKGNSLFTVRSGPWKLHIKPSPRQLLANQGEDWVDPRGPDGVTIIAPYEQAMPNQPPGLLTGDQPVPMMLFNLEKDPAEQRNVAKDHPEVVARLQKLYEEMQTQVPDSIRNFDPRARSKK